CAATGGTTTTGAATCCCGGTTTTAAGAATGTTTCCTGAAGAGGGCCGTCGTTGATGAGAACCCGGTCGTTTTCAAAACGGAAATAATCTCCGGGCAAACCTACGACTCTTTTTAAACTCAGTTCTTCTTCGAGACCGTCCAAAACCAAAACGTCGAATCTGCTTACTTGGCCTTCTAAGAAAGAAAATTCCCATCTTCCGATCCGAGCGGGGAAACCCCATTTTGTAACTAAGATCAGATCTCCTTCCTTATAAGAAGGGGCCATTGAATAACCGGAAATAAAATAGATTTGAAACAGAAAGAGCCGCATCAAAAGGATCGTAAAAAGAGAAAGAAAGATGGGAGAAATCTGCCAGAGAATTTTTGAAACCTTTCCTTCGTGTTCGGAGCTTTTCATACGAGACTGGAACAGAATCCGTTGAAAGAGCCAGAAGGAAAAGTCAAAAATGCGAAGTAGCTTCCGAATCTAAAAGAATTGTGAAATCGAAAATTTTTTATTTTAAATTTCCGATCCAGATTTCATATCCGGCCGTCTTGGAAACATGGAAGTCGGAAAGACTTTCTTTTAATTTCGGTATAAGAATTTTTGAATCCCATTGAATCGGTTGAACGATTTCCATTCCCATCGAATTCTTCTCCATCTTCTCCTTGGTTTTAGAATCTACAATTCCAAGATCATATTGTACGAATGCGATCTTAGAATTAGGCCAAACCTTAGAGGAACGATTTACGATTTCAAGAATCTGATCGGAACTTTCCGCCTTGAACACGACCTTATCCAAATAACGGGTTCCGATCGTATAAAAAGATAAGTAATCGGTATAAACCCAAATGTCGGCATCCATCGAAGAAATGATGGATGAGAATTTCTTAACATGAATACTTCTACCTCTTTGGATTCCCAAGCCGACGAGTCCCAAAAGAAAAGAATATATAAAACAAACGATAAAAACTTTTTTTAGATTCTTCTTACCTTTGCGAATCATATAAAACCAATATTTGCGAACGAGGATCGAGTATGGAAGAATGATCGAAGCAAAAAATCTAGGTCCCCAGTTGTTGAATCCGTCGTTCGGAGTGGTTAAAAGAACTAAGACCAAGAATAACAAAGAGGATCCGAGTAACGTGCGATTCGTGCGGGAAAGTTTCCGAAATCGAAACGCTAAAATCGAAAAGAGAATCAATGCCGACGGAAGATAACCGAAATAGCCGACTTTTAGAGGACCAAAAAGAAGGAGGTTGATAATCCAGTCAGTTCTCTGCGACCAAGATACGGAAAAGCCGTGAAGGTTTGCTAAATACCGAGTTCCAAAAATATGTCCGTAGTCGATCCAATTCCAAATAAAAAAGATCGAAACGGTCAAAAATAAACCAAAAAGAATATTCAAAAAATTAAATATAATCTTGGAATTTTTTTTCTGAAAATAGATCGGAACTAAACCTACTGCATGGAATAGTAAAAGAGATCCCGCGTAAATGAGTCCTTCCAGTCGAAACCAAATATAAAAACCTAAAAACGCGCCGGCCAGGAAGTGTTTTCTCAGATTCGGCTGACCCTTAAAAATAAGAATTAAGGGAATTAAGGAAAGAAGAATGATCAGTGTATTTTCGGAAAAGTCGAGAGAAAGAGACCAGGCGAACGTGCAGAAGAACGAAAGGAACAAAAATAAAAAATCAAACTTCCAATATCTTTTCAGCAGAATCAAAGTGAAAAACGAAAGTATCACCGAGAAATATGGAAGATTCTTAATTCCGACCAACCAATAAAAGGGACTTACGATCGCCGCAAACGAAAGTGGGAAGGCACTGATCAATCGATCCTTATTTAGCAGATGAAGATTTTTCGGAAGATAATAAAATTCTAAATTAGAATCGATCGTCCTTCCGGGATAAAACAATTCTTCGGATTGAAATTCGTTCCGGATTAAGGAATCGATCTGAATCGCTTTGTCATGGCTGTCTTGAAAGAGAGAATATTCAGGTATTGTAAATCGTAAAGATCCAAACATACCGATAAATAATAAAGACCAGAATAAAAACTTTTTGGAACCGAGATAAGAAAGGATCGATTTCATAGAATTCTTTATATTTCACCCAACAGCAGATTGTGATTGCAAGCGACTCGAGAAAGTCGACAGAGTCGAACTGAAATTTCCGAAAGCTTCCCGCTAAATTGATCGTATGTACGGAGCGAGCAACTATAAAATCTTGAGTAGAATCAAAAGTTAAGGACCTCAAAATTTTCGATAAATTCTTTTCTATTAACGATCGATCCGATTCGTCGGGTTTTGACCTCAGCAAATTGATTTACAGACACATGGTTTTTTTTTTCCATGAAATATCTCATAAAACAGGGATCTCAACGTTATGAAAGCGGCCTTCTTATCTCTTTTTGAAAAGCGAATCTGGGAAAAGGACTCATTGAATGGTCTTCGTGCCATTTCTATGATGGCCATTTTTATCTTCCACTTATCCGATCCGATTCGTCATCATCTTCCGCAAGATACGATAGTTCTCAATACGTTTATCAGCAATTTAACTTCCTCAGTAGATTTATTTTTTATTCTGAGCGGTTTTTTGATTTACGGAGTTCTCTATCGAACCTGGGAAAAAACGGGAACCTTGAGTTTTAAGGATTTTTATATCAATCGAAGTTTAAGGATTTTTCCGGCGTATTATTTCTTCGTTTTTATAGCGCTCTTTGTCAATAAATTGCAAGTGAAGATGATGATTGCATCTACGGATCCGAAAATCCAAGCGCTTCTACCTTCTTATTCCGCTTCCGTAGATCGATGGATTTACGACGCGCTTTACGTTTCTAACTACGTAACGTCGTCGCATTTTCACACTTGGTCTCTTTCTTTGGAAGAGCAGTTCTATTTAATCTTTCCTTTGATTTGTTATTTTATACTTTTTAAATTAACAACGAAGTCTCGAATTCTCTTTCTCGTTCTATTGTATAGTTCCGCTGCTCTCATTCGTTACTTCGTTTATCAAGCGAATGTTGGAGATCAACCTTATAAAGTCTTCGATCTCTTATTTCATCGTCCGGCTCATACTCGATTCGATTCCATCGTTGCAGGGATTCTTACCTTCGAGCTTTATAAGAATTGGAACTTGGTTCCAAAAGAACACAATCGAATCCGAGAATGGTATTTTCTAATTCCGGGGCTTTCGTTTTTGGCGATTGCGAGTTTTATTCCTTATCAATTTTCAGTTTATTATACGGTATTTCGATTTAACTTTTCGAATTTGGGATACGCGCTGGTAATGATTGCAAGTATTCACAATCTATCCTATATCGGAAAGTTTTTGAGTTTGAGAATTTTCGCTCCGCTTGCGAGAATGAGTTACGGGACCTATCTTTGGCACATAGTGGCGATCTTTATCGCGAGCACTCAACTCAAGGTTAATGTCGACAGCATTTCTTGGTTTCAGTTTTGCAAAGCCCTTGGAATTGGTTTTTCTTACGCGCTTCTCTTTGCATTTATATCTTATATGTTGATAGAATATCCGTTCCTAAGTTTGAAAAATCGACTG
This is a stretch of genomic DNA from Leptospira tipperaryensis. It encodes these proteins:
- a CDS encoding LA_3751/LA_3752 family putative glycosyltransferase, with translation MKSILSYLGSKKFLFWSLLFIGMFGSLRFTIPEYSLFQDSHDKAIQIDSLIRNEFQSEELFYPGRTIDSNLEFYYLPKNLHLLNKDRLISAFPLSFAAIVSPFYWLVGIKNLPYFSVILSFFTLILLKRYWKFDFLFLFLSFFCTFAWSLSLDFSENTLIILLSLIPLILIFKGQPNLRKHFLAGAFLGFYIWFRLEGLIYAGSLLLFHAVGLVPIYFQKKNSKIIFNFLNILFGLFLTVSIFFIWNWIDYGHIFGTRYLANLHGFSVSWSQRTDWIINLLLFGPLKVGYFGYLPSALILFSILAFRFRKLSRTNRTLLGSSLLFLVLVLLTTPNDGFNNWGPRFFASIILPYSILVRKYWFYMIRKGKKNLKKVFIVCFIYSFLLGLVGLGIQRGRSIHVKKFSSIISSMDADIWVYTDYLSFYTIGTRYLDKVVFKAESSDQILEIVNRSSKVWPNSKIAFVQYDLGIVDSKTKEKMEKNSMGMEIVQPIQWDSKILIPKLKESLSDFHVSKTAGYEIWIGNLK
- a CDS encoding acyltransferase family protein, whose translation is MKAAFLSLFEKRIWEKDSLNGLRAISMMAIFIFHLSDPIRHHLPQDTIVLNTFISNLTSSVDLFFILSGFLIYGVLYRTWEKTGTLSFKDFYINRSLRIFPAYYFFVFIALFVNKLQVKMMIASTDPKIQALLPSYSASVDRWIYDALYVSNYVTSSHFHTWSLSLEEQFYLIFPLICYFILFKLTTKSRILFLVLLYSSAALIRYFVYQANVGDQPYKVFDLLFHRPAHTRFDSIVAGILTFELYKNWNLVPKEHNRIREWYFLIPGLSFLAIASFIPYQFSVYYTVFRFNFSNLGYALVMIASIHNLSYIGKFLSLRIFAPLARMSYGTYLWHIVAIFIASTQLKVNVDSISWFQFCKALGIGFSYALLFAFISYMLIEYPFLSLKNRLKKD
- the lepB gene encoding signal peptidase I, encoding MKSSEHEGKVSKILWQISPIFLSLFTILLMRLFLFQIYFISGYSMAPSYKEGDLILVTKWGFPARIGRWEFSFLEGQVSRFDVLVLDGLEEELSLKRVVGLPGDYFRFENDRVLINDGPLQETFLKPGFKTIAPSLSMIPMTAVKGNVPIGDAGRIPPGYFLVLGDNRENSTDSRNYGLVPFQKLRGKVWFFL